The genomic DNA GCTGGATTCCTCCGGCAACCCGGCGGTGTCCAACCCGCTGAAAAGCACGTTCCTGGTCTCGCTGACCAAGACGTTCTGACGGCATTCATCAACCGCTGTACCACTGCCTTACGAAGCCCACCACCATGGCCTCCCTGGGTCTTACCGACGCAACCGGACTTGTCGGCGTTGCCGCCTACGTTGCCGCGCACTTTGCCGTGCAGGTCCTGCACAAATCCCCGACCGGCAGGCTGGCCGTCGTCCTCAACGTGATCGGGCCCAGCTGCATCCTGATCTCGCTGGCGGGCGCGTTCAACCTGGCGTCGTTCCTGACCCAGTGCTTCTGGCTGGCGCTGACGCTGCTGGGCTGGTGGCGCAACCGTCGGGCCAGCCGGAGCGGCCGGGCCGTGGTGGAAACGCTGGGCGCGCCGCGCCCCGGCCAGCCCGTGAAGCAGTAGCCAGGTGGCGGCCGGCACGCCTGGCAACGGCGCTGCAAAACTTCCGTTGCCTTGGCTCCCTGCCGTTCCTATACTCACTAAAACACCAGAAGTTCTCTAATTTACTTTTAGTAAATTCAAAGAACCGGAAACGCCACACACCCTGACCAACAAATGCCTGGCAAGCCCGGGATGACAACAGGAGACAACCATGACCAAGGCCCCCAAAATCCCCATCACACATTCCCGACCGTCGTAACCCCGGCAGGCAGTACCGCAACGTACCCACCCAGACCGCAGACGGCAGACCGTGACGGAGCCCCGCTCCGGCAACACGCAACACGGCAACCGGGAAGCAAGGAGACATCGTGTATTCACAAAAAGACGTGCTGTCGCTCGGCGCGCAGGCGCCGCTCGCCCCAGCGCAGCAAACCCAGCAACAAGCCCCATCGCATGAACTGCAGCGCACCCTGACCTGGAAGGACGCCTTCTGGGTTACCAGCGGCGTGCCCGCGGGCGTGCTCTTCACCATCGGCGGCGTGTCCGCCACCATCGGCAACCCGGCCTGGGTGATCTGGGTCCTCGCCATCCTGGTCGGCTTCGCCCAGTGCTTCGTCTACGCCGAGATCTCGGGCCTGTACCCGCACAAGTCGGGCGGGGCGTCGGTGTATGGCGCGATGGGCTGGGTCCGCTACAG from Cupriavidus taiwanensis includes the following:
- a CDS encoding CBU_0592 family membrane protein, translating into MASLGLTDATGLVGVAAYVAAHFAVQVLHKSPTGRLAVVLNVIGPSCILISLAGAFNLASFLTQCFWLALTLLGWWRNRRASRSGRAVVETLGAPRPGQPVKQ